A DNA window from Coffea arabica cultivar ET-39 chromosome 6c, Coffea Arabica ET-39 HiFi, whole genome shotgun sequence contains the following coding sequences:
- the LOC113691902 gene encoding amino acid permease 6-like — MDELRRAPTDSTNGMDDDGHPKRTGTFYTASAHIITTVVGSGVLSLPWAISQLGWIAGPMALISFSVITLFASTILADFYRFPDPVSGRRNYTYVDVVKVNLGGRYNKLSGIAQYGNLVGFTIGYIITSANSMVAIKRSYCFHKHGHSFGCHTPINPFIIIFGVIQVCLSQIPNIQELSMLSLLTTVMCCCHASIGLGLSIAKVAGRPHVKTSLTGAFIDGDKSNTNNLWTTFTALGNLAFAYGFSDVLIEIQDTLGSSKPENRVMKQASLAGISISTLFYMSCGLLGYAAFGDKAPGNILAGFGFFEPFWLIDLANIFVVIHLTGAYQICGQPLFGFMESSTRHRWPNTGLVNHEYAINVPGYGVYRFTLFRMIWRTTYVMITTVIAMMFPFFNDIVGLIGALSFWPLTVYFPIKMRIEKEKIPIFSFKWVWMQTLSMCCLLTSIAATVGSVGGIVKFLQTFKLFKSMD, encoded by the exons ATGGATGAACTGAGAAGAGCACCCACTGACAGTACCAATGGAATGGATGATGATGGGCACCCAAAACGAACAG GAACATTTTACACCGCGAGCGCTCATATTATCACAACTGTAGTTGGTTCAGGGGTTTTGTCATTGCCATGGGCGATCTCTCAATTAGGTTGGATTGCAGGACCTATGGCTCTGATTAGCTTTTCTGTAATCACATTGTTCGCATCAACTATTCTGGCGGATTTTTATCGATTCCCAGATCCCGTATCAGGGAGAAGAAACTATACTTACGTGGATGTTGTCAAAGTAAATCTTG GTGGAAGATATAACAAACTCAGTGGAATTGCTCAGTATGGCAATCTTGTTGGATTTACTATTGGTTACATCATCACATCGGCCAACAGTATGGT GGCTATCAAAAGATCATACTGCTTTCACAAGCATGGTCATTCTTTTGGTTGTCATACGCCAATTAATCCCTTCATCATCATTTTCGGGGTTATACAAGTATGTTTAAGTCAAATTCCAAATATTCAAGAGTTGTCGATGCTGTCCCTACTTACAACAGTGATGTGTTGTTGCCATGCTTCCATTGGCCTTGGACTCTCAATAGCTAAAGTTGCAG GACGACCACATGTTAAGACTAGCTTGACTGGAGCGTTCATTGATGGAGATAAGTCAAATACCAACAACTTATGGACTACATTTACAGCCCTTGGGAACTTAGCATTTGCTTATGGTTTTTCAGATGTGCTTATTGAAATTCAG GACACTCTAGGGTCATCCAAACCTGAGAATAGAGTAATGAAACAAGCTTCCCTGGCTGGAATTTCTATATCCACCTTATTTTATATGTCATGTGGGTTGCTGGGATATGCAGCATTTGGTGATAAAGCACCAGGCAATATATTAGCTGGATTTGGTTTCTTTGAGCCATTTTGGCTCATCGACCTCGCTAATATTTTTGTTGTGATTCATCTCACAGGAGCTTACCAG ATATGTGGTCAACCACTCTTTGGTTTTATGGAAAGTTCTACGAGGCATAGGTGGCCGAATACCGGATTGGTTAACCATGAATATGCCATTAACGTACCTGGTTATGGTGTTTATAGATTCACCCTCTTCCGGATGATATGGAGAACGACGTACGTCATGATAACCACGGTCATAGCTATGATGTTTCCATTTTTCAATGATATCGTGGGACTAATTGGAGCTCTCTCATTCTGGCCCCTGACGGTATATTTTCCTATCAAGATGCgcattgaaaaggaaaaaataccCATTTTCTCATTCAAGTGGGTGTGGATGCAGACTCTTAGTATGTGTTGTTTGCTAACCTCAATAGCAGCAACGGTCGGATCTGTTGGAGGTATTGTCAAGTTCTTGCAAACTTTCAAGCTTTTCAAATCAATGGACTGA
- the LOC113691306 gene encoding amino acid permease 6-like, protein MDDLRRAPADNINGTDDDGRPKRTGTFYTASAHIITTVIGSGVLSLPWAISQLGWIAGPMALISFSLITLFASTILADFYRFPDPVSGRRNYTYMDVVKVNLGGRSNKLSGIAQYGNLVGFTIGYIITSANSMVAIKRSYCFHKHGHSFGCHTPINLFIIIFGVIQIFLSQIPNIQELSMLSLLTTVMCCCHASIGLGLSIAKVAGRPHVKTSLTGVFIDGDKSNTNNLWTAFTALGNLAFAYGFSEVLIEIQDTLGSSKRENRVMKQASLAGISISTLFYMSCGLLGYAAFGDTAPGNILAGFGFFEPFWLIDLANIFVVIHLTGAYQICGQPVFGFVESFTRHRWPNTVLVNHEYAIKMPGYGVYRATLFRMIWRTTYVIITTVIAMMFPFFNDIVGLTGALSFWPLTVYFPIKMRIKRKKIPIFSFKWVWMQTLSMCCLLTSIAAAIGSVQGIVKSLQTFKIFKSIA, encoded by the exons ATGGATGACTTGAGAAGAGCACCCGCTGACAACATCAATGGAACAGATGATGATGGGCGGCCAAAACGAACAG GAACATTTTATACCGCGAGTGCTCATATTATCACTACCGTAATTGGTTCAGGGGTGTTGTCATTGCCGTGGGCGATCTCTCAATTAGGTTGGATTGCAGGACCTATGGCTCTGATTAGCTTTTCTCTAATCACATTGTTTGCATCAACTATTCTGGCAGATTTTTATCGATTCCCAGATCCAGTATCGGGCAGAAGAAACTATACTTACATGGATGTTGTCAAAGTAAATCTTG GCGGAAGATCTAACAAACTCAGTGGAATTGCTCAGTATGGCAATCTTGTTGGATTTACTATTGGTTACATCATCACATCGGCCAACAGTATGGT ggCTATCAAAAGATCATATTGCTTTCACAAGCATGGTCATTCTTTTGGTTGTCATACGCCAATTAATCTCTTCATCATCATTTTCGGGGTTATACAAATATTTTTAAGTCAAATTCCAAATATTCAAGAGTTGTCGATGCTGTCCCTACTCACAACAGTGATGTGTTGTTGCCATGCTTCCATTGGCCTCGGACTCTCAATAGCTAAAGTTGCAG GACGACCACATGTTAAGACTAGCTTGACCGGAGTGTTCATTGATGGAGATAAGTCAAATACCAACAACTTATGGACCGCATTTACAGCCCTTGGGAACTTAGCATTTGCTTATGGTTTTTCAGAAGTGCTTATTGAAATTCAG GACACTCTAGGGTCATCCAAACGTGAGAATAGAGTAATGAAACAAGCTTCCCTGGCTGGAATTTCTATATCCACCTTATTTTATATGTCATGTGGGTTGCTGGGATATGCAGCATTTGGTGATACAGCACCAGGCAATATATTAGCTGGATTTGGTTTCTTTGAGCCATTTTGGCTCATCGACCTCGCTAATATTTTTGTTGTGATTCATCTCACAGGAGCTTACCAG ATATGTGGTCAACCAGTCTTTGGTTTTGTGGAAAGTTTTACAAGGCATAGATGGCCGAATACCGTATTGGTTAACCATGAATATGCCATTAAAATGCCTGGTTACGGTGTTTATAGAGCCACCCTCTTCCGGATGATTTGGAGAACGACGTATGTCATAATAACCACGGTCATAGCTATGATGTTTCCATTTTTCAATGATATCGTGGGACTAACTGGAGCTCTCTCATTCTGGCCGCTGACAGTATATTTTCCTATCAAGATGCgtattaaaaggaaaaaaataccCATTTTCTCGTTCAAGTGGGTGTGGATGCAAACTCTCAGTATGTGCTGTCTGCTAACCTCAATAGCAGCAGCGATCGGATCTGTTCAAGGTATTGTCAAGTCCTTGCAAActttcaagattttcaaatcAATAGCCTGA
- the LOC113691454 gene encoding transcription factor IBH1-like 1 has translation MRSASSLRQEFLKKWLKGLQIYSGSKKEMSILERKKAIKLSADVAMASTRISTSSWSRALMARASNDATNKVLVQHVLSPEAQKLVPIKKDPKKLMIISRSTSSISKRISSKKIVRRSCYATRRMRKAAAQVVEASSIAKRLVMKRTEVLKSLVPGGEYMDDVSLIRETLDYILSLRLQVDVMRHFANATEETDHGKGYK, from the coding sequence ATGCGGTCTGCTAGCTCACTCAGGCAAGAGTTCCTCAAGAAATGGTTAAAGGGTCTACAAATTTACAGCGGCAGCAAGAAGGAAATGAGcattcttgagaggaaaaaggccATAAAATTATCAGCAGATGTTGCTATGGCTTCCACCAGAATCTCGACATCTTCCTGGAGTCGTGCCCTTATGGCAAGAGCGTCCAATGATGCCACGAATAAGGTCCTCGTCCAGCATGTTTTAAGCCCCGAGGCTCAGAAACTAGTCCCAATAAAGAAAGATCCCAAGAAGTTGATGATCATTTCCAGGAGCACAAGCAGCATCAGCAAGAGAATTAGTAGCAAGAAAATCGTAAGGAGAAGTTGCTATGCTACGAGAAGGATGCGAAAGGCAGCAGCCCAGGTGGTTGAAGCTAGTTCTATTGCGAAAAGGCTGGTAATGAAGAGGACAGAAGTGCTTAAAAGTCTCGTACCGGGAGGAGAATACATGGATGACGTTTCTTTGATCAGGGAAACCCTAGATTACATTCTGTCACTGCGACTTCAGGTAGATGTAATGCGGCATTTTGCCAATGCTACCGAGGAAACGGATCATGGCAAAGGTTACAAATAG